One Drechmeria coniospora strain ARSEF 6962 chromosome 01, whole genome shotgun sequence genomic region harbors:
- a CDS encoding guanyl-nucleotide exchange factor yields the protein MSSPKFVLSSLDAIATSKDAQRNKQLAESAQKALDAIKEQETLPDPDVLFAPLQLATKSNNPQLTTTALDCIGKLISYSYFSIPSTDGDAAPDAPEGPDGAEPASPLIERAIDTICDCFQGETTAVEIQLQIVKSLLAAVLNDKIVVHGAGLLKAVRQVYNVFLLSRSTANQQIAQGTLTQMVGTVFERVKTRLLMKEARVNLGGLKHSSGNVTFDNSELANGDPSDPDEDDSATPQEESTPSEPEPNGAKLTLKDLEHRKSFDDSNLGDGPTMVSRVTPANKADADTPVSGQSMPELSTEEDSDLLDAEDEVYIRDAYLVFRSFCNLSTKVLAPDQLYDLRGQPMRSKLISLHLIHTVLNNNISVFTSPLCTIKSSKSNEPTSFLQAIKFYLCLSITRNGASSSVDNIFQTIVEDLSKFSTAPVAITSVHEQVYEEQRARVPAASEWQLKGILPPPLTVIHIVPQQESEPDFPKEYAMKRLSLEALVEALRSLVNWSASVRTDSGEAPNADGDNKPSLDELRPSIDPAVSDSASRLETPMPPSTPVMDDDPDHLEKGKARKTALINAIRQFNFKPNRGIKLFLRDGFIPSDSPQDIANFLHKEDKLDKTQIGEYLGEGDQTNIDIMHAFVDSMEFTRKRFVDALRQFLQSFRLPGEAQKIDRFMLKFAERYVLGNPNAFANADTAYVLAYSVIMLNTDQHSSKVAKRMSKEEFIKNNRGINDNADLPDEYLIGIFEEIASNEIVLTSEREAAAAAGTPAPQATGIAAGLGQALSNVGRDLQREAYVQQSEEISLRSEQLFKNLFKSQHRNATKAGLKFIPAASFKHVGSMFDVTWMSFFSALSSQMQKAHNIEVNKLCLEGMKLATNIACLFELSTPREAFISALRNTTNLNNPQDMMAKNIEALKVILELGQTGGNLLQESWKDILMCISQLDRLQLITGGVDESAVPDVSQARFIPPPRSDTSESRSSTQSRQKPRQRAGTGPKGFSNEVAIEFRSDEFTRSVDRIFSNTANLSGEAMVSFAKALTEVSWDEIKVSGSNDSPRTYSLQKIVEISYYNMNRVRFEWTNIWDVLGEHFNQVGCHNNMNIVFFALDSLRQLSMRFMEIEELAGFKFQKDFLKPFEHILANSHNTTVKDLVLRCLIQMIQARGDNIRSGWRTMFGVFTVAARETHESIVSLAYENVNLVYKTKFGVVISQGAFTDLIVCLTEFSKNLKFQKKSLAALELLKSIIPTMLKTPECPLSNLPKRRASTMDSKNEAVDGPKPSQTKTSVEEGFWFPVLFAFHDVLMTGEDLEVRSNALEYFFATLIKFGGDFTPDFWDILWRQQLYPIFMVLRSRPEMSNVLNHEELSVWLSTTMIQALRNMITLFTHYFDALEYMLDRFLELLALCICQENDTISRIGSNCLQQLILKNVTKFTAEHWAKVVGAFCELFERTTAYQLFTATNMGANATLSLKSNGFDFATPLASPADIHPVDEKSLKINGTEGSVVLPEVDYANHQSTPKPTDDELHSPTVPGGQALEEFKPSSNLQQQPVVVTAARRRFFNRIISRCVLQLLMIETVNELFSNDTVYAHIPSTELLRLMALLKRSFQFARRFNEDKELRMRLWREGFMKQPPNLLKQESGSAATYVSILFRMFADTAPERLGSRPDIEAALVPLCKDIISGYSMLAEESQHRNIMAWRPVVVDVLEGYSTFPEEEFKAHIPEFYPLAVELLTKELGQDLRGALLAVLRRVGEVGLKIEGMTKPVERKRRSTVGDIPEEVANDHEAAARRML from the exons ATGAGCTCCCCAAAGTTTGTGCTGTCCTCCCTGGACGCTATTGCGACGTCGAAAGACGCCCAGCGGAACAagcagctcgccgagtcggccCAAAAGGCGCTCGATGCCATCAAGGAGCAGGAAACCCTCCCGGACCCCGACGTTCTCTTCGCGCCGCTGCAGCTTGCCACAAAGTCCAACAACCCGCAGCTCACGACCACAGCCCTCGATTGCATCGGGAAGCTCATATCGTATTCCTACTTTTCCATACCAAgcaccgacggcgatgctgcCCCGGACGCCCCCGAGGGCccggacggcgccgagcccgCGTCGCCGCTCATCGAGCGCGCCATCGATACCATATGCGACTGCTTTCAGGGGGAAACAACGGCGGTCGAGATCCAGTTGCAGATCGTCAAGTCTCTTCTGGCAGCCGTCTTGAATGATAAGATTGTCGtccacggcgccggcctcctcAAAGCCGTCCGCCAGGTCTACAACGTCTTCCTCCTGTCGCGGAGCACTGCCAACCAGCAGATAGCCCAAGGCACGCTGACCCAGATGGTGGGAACGGTCTTCGAACGAGTCAAGACCAGATTGCTCATGAAAGAAGCGAGAGTGAACCTGGGAGGCCTCAAGCACAGCTCGGGCAACGTGACGTTTGACAATTCCGAGCTTGCCAATGGCGACCCATCCGACCCCGACGAAGACGATTCCGCCACCCCCCAGGAAGAGTCAACCCCCTCCGAGCCGGAACCCAATGGTGCCAAGCTTACATTGAAGGATCTTGAGCATCGAAAGAGCTTCGATGATTCTAATCTTGGCGATGGACCGACCATGGTCTCAAGGGTGACACCCGCGAATAAGGCTGATGCAGACACCCCCGTGTCTGGCCAATCGATGCCCGAGTTGTCCACCGAGGAAGACAGCGACCTGCTGGATGCCGAAGATGAGGTCTACATCCGCGATGCCTATCTCGTCTTCCGTTCTTTCTGCAACTTGTCCACCAAGGTCTTGGCTCCAGACCAACTTTACGACCTCCGAGGCCAGCCCATGCGCTCGAAGCTGATATCTCTCCACCTTATCCATACCGTTCTCAACAACAACATTTCCGTCTTCACCTCCCCCCTTTGCACCATCAAGAGCTCTAAAAGCAACGAACCCACGTCGTTTCTGCAGGCCATCAAGTTCTACCTCTGTCTCAGCATCACACGAAATGGCGCCAGCTCC TCTGTGGACAACATCTTTCAAACAATCGTCGAGGATCTTTCCAAGTTCTCCACCGCACCGGTGGCAATCACATCCGTCCACGAGCAGGTGTACGAAGAACAGCGAGCAAGAGTGCCGGCAGCCAGCGAGTGGCAGCTCAAAGGCATCTTGCCCCCACCGCTCACCGTCATCCACATCGTGCCTCAGCAGGAGAGCGAACCAGACTTTCCCAAAGAATACGCCATGAAGCGCCTGTCGTTGGAAGCCCTGGTCGAGGCTCTGAGATCTCTTGTGAACTGGTCAGCTTCGGTGCGAACCGACAGCGGCGAGGCGCcaaacgccgacggcgacaacaAGCCCTCTTTGGACGAACTTCGACCGTCGATTGACCCTGCGGTGAGCGACAGCGCCTCTCGCTTGGAGACGCCGATGCCCCCATCGACGCccgtcatggacgacgaccCGGATCATCTGGAGAAAGGAAAGGCGCGCAAGACTGCGCTGATAAATGCCATCAGGCAGTTCAACTTCAAGCCAAATCGAGGCATCAAACTGTTCTTGCGCGACGGTTTCATTCCGAGCGACAGCCCCCAAGATATAGCAAATTTTCTGCACAAGGAGGATAAGCTTGACAAGACGCAGATTGGCGAGTACCTGGGCGAGGGAGACCAGACGAACATCGACATCATGCATGCCTTTGTCGACTCCATGGAGTTCACCCGGAAGCGCTTTGTTGACGCCCTCAGGCAGTTCCTGCAGTCGTTTCGACTTCCTGGAGAAGCCCAAAAGATCGATCGCTTCATGCTGAAGTTTGCCGAACGTTATGTCTTGGGAAATCCCAATGCCTTTGCCAACGCAGACACGGCCTATGTACTGGCTTACTCCGTCATCATGCTCAACACAGATCAACACAGCAGCAAGGTGGCGAAGAGGATGAGCAAAGAGGAGTTCATCAAGAACAACCGAGGCATCAACGACAATGCCGACCTCCCAGACGAGTACCTGATTGGAATATTCGAGGAGATCGCCAGCAATGAGATCGTGCTCACCAGCGAGCGCGaggccgcagccgcagccggtACACCGGCCCCTCAAGCTAcgggcatcgccgccggcctcggccaggcGCTTTCGAATGTCGGGCGAGATTTGCAGCGCGAAGCCTATGTACAGCAGTCGGAGGAGATTTCGTTGCGATCCGAGCAACTGTTCAAGAACCTGTTCAAAAGCCAACATCGCAATGCCACCAAGGCTGGACTTAAGTTCATTCCGGCGGCATCTTTCAAGCACGTCGGCTCTATGTTTGACGTCACCTGGATGTCCTTTTTTTCCGCTCTGTCAAGCCAGATGCAGAAGGCACACAACATCGAAGTAAATAAGTTGTGTCTCGAAGGGATGAAGTTGGCCACCAATATTGCCTGCTTGTTCGAGTTGTCGACACCAAGGGAGGCTTTCATCTCGGCCCTGAGAAACACGACCAACCTGAACAACCCGCAAGACATGATGGCGAAGAACATCGAAGCCCTGAAGGTCATCCTAGAGCTCGGCCAAACCGGAGGCAACCTGCTCCAGGAATCGTGGAAGGACATTCTCATGTGCATCAGCCAGCTAGACCGGTTGCAGCTGATTACAGGCGGCGTTGATGAGAGCGCGGTTCCTGATGTTTCCCAGGCACGATTCATACCCCCACCGCGATCGGACACGTCCGAGTCGAGGTCATCCACACAATCTCGGCAGAAACCGCGGCAGAGAGCCGGCACGGGGCCCAAAGGCTTTTCAAACGAGGTCGCCATAGAGTTTCGATCCGACGAGTTCACCCGCAGCGTCGACCGCATCTTCTCGAACACGGCGAACCTATCTGGTGAAGCCATGGTTAGCTTCGCCAAAGCGCTCACGGAAGTTAGCTGGGATGAGATCAAGGTCTCTGGCTCCAACGACTCTCCTCGAACCTACAGTCTGCAAAAGATTGTCGAAATCAGTTACTACAACATGAATCGTGTTAGGTTCGAATGGACCAACATCTGGGatgtcctcggcgagcatTTCAACCAGGTCGGGTGCCACAACAACATGAACATCGTTTTCTTCGCCTTGGATTCCCTCCGGCAGCTCTCCATGCGTTTCATGGAGATTGAGGAACTGGCGGGTTTCAAGTTCCAGAAGGACTTCTTGAAGCCATTCGAACACATACTGGCCAACTCTCACAACACCACCGTCAAGGATTTGGTTCTGCGCTGCCTCATCCAGATGATTCAAGCTCGGGGGGATAATATCCGTTCCGGGTGGCGGACCATGTTCGGCGTCTTCACGGTTGCCGCACGAGAGACGCACGAGAGCATCGTGAGCCTTGCTTACGAGAACGTGAACCTTGTGTACAAGACCAAGTTTGGTGTCGTTATTTCCCAAGGAGCTTTCACAGACTTGATCGTCTGCTTGACCGAGTTTTCGAAGAACCTCAAGTTTCAGAAAAAGAGCCTCGCAGCTCTCGAGCTTCTGAAATCAATCATTCCCACGATGTTGAAGACGCCAGAATGCCCGTTGTCAAATCTGCCGAAAAGGagagcgtcgacgatggattCGAAGAACGAGGCCGTGGACGGCCCGAAGCCATCGCAGACCAAAACCTCTGTCGAAGAAGGCTTTTGGTTCCCTGTCCTGTTCGCTTTCCATGATGTCCTCATGACGGGCGAGGACCTCGAAGTGCGATCGAACGCATTGGAATACTTCTTCGCCACCCTTATCAAGTTCGGTGGCGACTTCACACCCGACTTTTGGGACATACTGTGGCGGCAACAACTGTATCCAATTTTCATGGTTCTCAGGTCACGACCCGAAATGTCGAATGTGCTCAACCACGAGGAGTTGTCGGTTtggttgtcgacgacgatgataCAAGCGCTGCGCAACATGATCACGCTCTTCACACATTACTTCGATGCCCTCGAGTATATGCTGGACAGATTTCTGGAGCTGCTTGCTCTCTGCATCTGCCAAGAGAACGACACGATATCTCGGATTGGCAGCAACTGCCTACAGCAGCTGATCCTCAAGAACGTGACCAAGTTTACGGCAGAGCATTGGGCCAAGGTCGTTGGGGCATTCTGCGAACTATTTGAACGGACGACGGCATACCAACTATTTACCGCAACGAACATGGGCGCGAATGCGACGTTGTCGCTGAAGTCGAATGGCTTCGACTTTGCCACACCTctggcctcgccggcggacATACATCCTGTGGATGAGAAGTCCTTGAAGATCAACGGCACAGAAGGCAGCGTCGTGCTGCCGGAAGTCGACTATGCGAATCACCAGTCCACACCAAAGCCGACGGATGACGAGTTACATTCACCAACCGTACCCGGCGGTCAAGCTCTAGAAGAGTTCAAGCCATCGTCTAacctccagcagcagccggtcGTGGTAACGGCAGCGCGTCGACGATTCTTCAATCGCATCATTTCCCGCTGTGTGCTGCAGCTGCTCATGATTGAGACGGTCAACGAGCTCTTCAGCAATGACACAGTATACGCTCACATCCCCTCGACGGAGCTTCTGCGACTCATGGCTCTGCTGAAGCGCTCGTTCCAGTTCGCTCGCCGCTTCAACGAGGACAAGGAGCTCCGCATGCGACTCTGGCGCGAGGGATTCATGAAGCAGCCGCCTAATCTTCTCAAGCAGGAGAGTGGATCCGCTGCCACCTACGTCTCCATTCTTTTCAGGATGTTTGCGGACACGGCGCCGGAAAGGCTGGGGAGCAGGCCTGACATCGAGGCGGCACTGGTGCCGCTGTGCAAGGACATTATCAGCGGATATTCGATGCTCGCGGAGGAAAGCCAGCATCGGAATATCATGGCCTGGCGACCGGTGGTGGTAGATGTCCTTGAGGGCTACTCAACCTTCCCGGAGGAGGAATTCAAGGCTCACATCCCCGAATTCTATCCCCTTGCCGTTGAGCTCTTGACGAAGGAGCTCGGCCAGGACCTAAGGGGCGCGCTTCTGGCCGTTCTGCGACGTGTTGGTGAAGTTGGGTTGAAGATCGAGGGGATGACCAAGCCGGTAGAAAGGAAACGACGAAGCACTGTTGGCGATATCCCGGAGGAGGTGGCAAATGACCACGAAGCAGCGGCGCGAAGGATGTTGTAA
- a CDS encoding dihydrolipoamide acetyltransferase component, which yields MLSAALRRRVLAPTHNALRTGFASHVVRCYASFPDHQVIKMPALSPTMQAGNIGAWQKKAGDSIAPGDVLVEIETDKAQMDFEFQEEGVIAKILKESGEKDVPVGTPVAILVEEGTDISAFDQFTLEDAGGDAKAAPPKQEERSEPKSGQELSPAPAPEPEQNTSQGRLETALDRELNVAPAARRLARENGISLGGVKGSGGGGKIVEADVQKLVGSPAASSAGATFEDVPISGMRKTIANRLQESVQKNPHFFVTSSISVGKLLKLRQALNGSAEGRYKLSVNDFLIKAMAVASKKVPAVNSSWRDDAIRQFNAVDVSVAVSTPTGLITPIVTGVEARGLESISTKVKELAKKARDGKLKPEEYQGGTISISNMGMNNAVDHFTAVINPPQAAILAVGTTKKVAVPCENEDGTAGVEWDDQITVTASFDHKVVDGAVGAEWLRELKKVLENPLELLL from the exons ATGCTCAGCGCCGCTCTTCGGAGGCGAGTCCTCGCCCCAACCCACAATGCCCTCCGGACCGGCTTCGCCTCCCACGTCGTGAGGTGTTACGCCTCCTTCCCGGATCATCAGGTCATCAAGATGCCCGCCCTttcgccgacgatgcaggcGGGCAACATCGGGGCCTGGCAGAAGAAGGCGGGCGATTCCATCGCCCCTggcgacgtcctcgtcgagatTGAGACGGACAAGGCCCAGATGGACTTTGAGTTCCAGGAGGAGGGCGTCATTGCCAAGATTCTCAAGGAATCGGGCGAGAAGGATGTTCCAGTCGGTACC CCTGTCGCCATTCTTGTCGAGGAGGGAACCGACATCTCCGCCTTCGACCAGTTCacgctcgaggacgccggcggtGACGCCAAAGCGGCCCCTCCGAAGCAGGAGGAGAGGTCGGAACCGAAATCCGGCCAGGAGCTGAgcccggcaccggcacccgAGCCCGAGCAGAACACGTCCCAAGGCAGGCTGGAAACGGCGCTCGACCGCGAGCTCAACGTTgcgcccgccgcccggcGACTGGCGCGCGAGAACGGCAtcagcctcggcggcgtcaagggcagcggcggcggcggcaagatcgtcgaggccgacgtccagaagctcgtcggcagccccgccgcctcctcggcgggtGCGACGTTCGAGGACGTGCCCATCAGCGGCATGCGCAAGACCATTGCCAACCGGCTCCAGGAGTCGGTGCAGAAGAACCCGCACTTTTTCGTGACGAGCTCGATATCGGTCGGCAAGCTGCTCAAGCTGCGACAGGCGCTCaacggctcggccgagggccgCTACAAGCTCTCGGTCAACGACTTCCTcatcaaggccatggccgtcgcctccaAGAAGGTGCCTGCCGTCAACTCGAGCTggcgcgacgacgccatccgTCAGttcaacgccgtcgacgtttccgtcgccgtctcgacgcccACCGGCCTCATCACGCCCATCGtcaccggcgtcgaggctcgTGGCCTCGAGTCCATTTCCACAAAGGTCAAGGAGCTCGCCAAGAAGGCGCGGGACGGCAAACTCAAGCCTGAGGAGTACCAGGGCGGcaccatctccatctccaaCATGGGCATGAacaacgccgtcgaccacTTCACGGCCGTCATCAACCCGCCCCAAGCCgccatccttgccgtcggcacgACCAAGAAGGTGGCCGTTCCTTGCGAGAACGAAGACGGCACGGCTGGTGTCGAATGGGACGACCAGATCACGGTGACGGCCAGCTTCGATCacaaggtcgtcgacggtgccgtcggtgccgagtGGCTACGCGAGCTCAAGAAGGTGCTCGAGAACCCTCTGGAGCTGCTCCTCTGA